The Peromyscus maniculatus bairdii isolate BWxNUB_F1_BW_parent chromosome 3, HU_Pman_BW_mat_3.1, whole genome shotgun sequence genome segment ccttaTAAACCACTCCTTCAGGCCAAAGGTCTTGTCCTGTGCCAGAAAGCGAATGCAGCCTGAATTATGGGGCATTGAGATATCCTACCCTCACTATGCACTAGGCTCCTGCCAGGCCCTGCAAGTCCAGCCAGGTATGGTCTCTACTCAAGGAGCTTAGTGCTAGGGGAGGGGTAGGTTATGCTCCTGGAGAGAGTCAAGGAGGGTGCCTGAGGGATGCCAAGGAGGTGTCTTTGAAGATGGACAGGCATCTGATATCCATAtggagcagggaaggagagacCCACAGAAGGAGTCACCGTGCAGAACGCATGGGGCACACGGgagcatcccagaggcagaaaaCGTAGGGATCAATCCGACTCTAGATTAGACCGACTAGAGGCTTGGCAAGGGTCCAGAGCAGCGAAGCGCTTTGGCTAGTGGACATGGCAGGGGAAGGGCTCAAGCAGAGGCCATCGGGGAGCATAAAGACACTCAGACAGGACAGGACACTTGGAGGGAGCTGGgactttcccttcctcccccccctaCCCCctgctctgtagagcagactggcctggaactcaagagcaTGGATTACTAAGTGAATCCTACAGTGACTTCAGGGCCCTGCCACTGTCCCAGCTGAGCCTCTCTTCATGATGTCCTCCCTGTCTAGGTCAGCCAGCCCTTACAGCTGTCAGGTTTTCTGTTGACCCTGCCCCTACTCAGCAGCTCCCTGCAGACCTCCCCTCAGGATCCTCTTGTTGGCCTCAGTGGACCACATGACCACTATTCTTCCAATGACTAGAACGAAGAGCAAGCCAGGTGCCGCCTGACTTAGGACTGGGCAAGGCTGACAGAATTAGGACTCCTGGCTTAGCCTAATCAGTCTGCCTCTAGAGCTGGGTCAATCTCCAAAGCACCCAGTTACTTAGCAGCCGTGGAGGAGTGCGGCACTGAGACGACAGGGTGGGGACACAGCCACATGGGACAGTTTCAGTGCCAGCGGTGGCAAAGACAGCTCTAGCTGAGTCCCCAGCCCTCCAGCACCCAGTCCGGCCACGAGCTGCTCTGTCCTCAATGTCACTCCCCAAAAGCCCGTGTACCTTCGTTACTTCCAGCCAATGCCAGGCCTCCtagctcttcctcttttctccttctgtggACAACCCAGAGCCTTCAGAGGGTAGGACTGACCGTCTCCTTGAGGCTGGGACTACCTCTAGGGGAAGTGAGGAGGCCTGCAAACTTGAGGTTGTCCCTAAGGGAGGTCTTTGTCCTCAAGCTGGAGGTCTCCTATGAAAGTTTTGGTCTCCTCCACAGCCTGGGAGCCCCATCAGAACAAGGGATGCCTACTCTCTCAGAGCAAGGCTCACATAAAGCAGCAACTTGCCCACTAGGCCTGGGGTTTCCCAGGGCGCTGGCCTCAGGGTCTCCTGTCCATAAGTGCCACTGCCCTGTGACCTTTGTTGTTGCAGAAAGAACAACAAATTCTGAGAGAGGCCCATTTCAGAACATGGCTCCAAGGCAAGCTGCAGAGCCGGCCCCAGAGCTCCGCTGGACCCAAACAAGAGGCCAGTGTCCAACCTTGGTCATTGGCCCTCTCCCAGACTCTAAGATCCCAGTTTATCAAAAGCTTCCCGACTTTTCCTTCCGTGGAGGCTCAACTGCAAAGCTTGCCCTCACCTGTGGTGACACCCAAGCCCATCTACAAGCAGCAGAGCACCATCAGTCGGCCCAAGTTGTGGAATCTTAGCAATAACCCCGTCAGCTCCCCCATCACAAAGATCGACTGTCCTCAGGGTATACGCCTGGGCGTGCACCCAGACCCCTGCAAGGAGCATGACTTCTGTAGATTCGTGGAGGTGACTCGGAATTCCCTGGGAGGTGCATGCCTGTACACAGTGGACAACCACTCAGTGACACCTGTACCCCGGCTGCCTTTTGAGGTGATGGTCCGGGTGCTGTACCCCAAGGCTCAACCCTACAGGATGAAAGTGCCCCAGGGCTTATATCCACTTGACATCCTCAAAGTGCCCCAGAAACGGCATTTGGGAGATACCTGTAGCAATGCATTGGCTATGAGCCTGCGTGAGACCTTTGATGAACCCTTCCTGGCTACCCTGAAAGCTTGCCCGGCTGGAGGGGCCCCGCCCTCCAAGGGAGTTCTCACATAAAGTTGTTTTGGAACCCTCCTGGCGAAGGTGGAAGTGTTGATTCCTATTGTGGCGGAAGGACTGGGGAAATACCTATGGCGTTCTCATTCCCAAGCCCAAGACAGGAGCCGCCCTTACTCCCTCCTCCCAAGAGCACACATCTCAGGCTTACCTTTTCTCTACAAAGAAActgcctgcctccctgggatGTACACATCTGGACAGAGAATAAGATTCAGTAGAGGGCCGATAATGTCCTGGGACAGAGCAATGTAAAGGTAACCCTCTGGTCCTCACCGCTCTACCTTAACCTACCCCTGGCACACAAGGGACAAGGCTTCCAGGACAGGGCCCCCCTAGGAATTCTGCCACCCCCCCTTCCTGTCTGCTGCAGACCCTGACTGGGGATGAGGAACAGCGAATGTGATATCCAGTACCAGGCTTCTCTGCTCATGTGCCACTGCCCCGTTGCTCCGGGTCCCACTGAGGTGTGTGAAGCCACGGTTCCAGGAGGCAGGGCAGCATTTCTGCCAGGAGAGAAAGCCCTGTGGCTTTGATGTGAGACTGGTCCAGGAAGCCACCCTGCACCCCAGCGGTCCCTTGTTACACACTTACAACTCATTctttaaacaaaacatttattgagtgctttCCATGGGCCAGGCGCCAAAATCAGGTAGTTGATAATACAAAAATCCAAGGGCTTTCCCTGCCCTCAAGGAGCTTCCAGTCTTGTGGGAGGGGACAGACCATACCACAGGCCAGTGAGCCTAGAGGGATCTGTGTGGCGGCTGGGGTTAGGGGAGGACAGGGGACATTCAAGGCTCCTTGGAGGAAGTCGAATCTAAGAGGAAAGTGGCAAACTACCAAAGTGAGCAGAGGGAAGGATGTTAAAGTGGCCGGAGAGCCACGGTCTCTGCATACAGGAGGCGGGGGCCCAGAGGTACTAGTCAAGTGATGAGGCCCGCAGGGACCAGGACACCAGGAGCCTCACACACATGCTAAGGAGTCTGGACTTTATCCTGAGGGCAGTGGAGAGCTGGGAAAAAGTTGGAGGCCAGGAAAGACTTGGCCAACTGTGCATTTTAGAAAACCTACTCCAGCTGGCCACAGGACAGAGAAACACAGGGGACGGACGGACTGTCAGCACAAACTAGGTGAAAGATGGCAGTAGGAGCGGTTCCCAGGAAGAGACACTAAGAATAGACCGGATGtagggcagaaagagaaagccagATCCTGCCTGGCTCCCGAGCCATCATGGGACCAGGGCAGGTACTAGAAAAAGCAGGTGAACAGAGCAGATTTTGAGGTCAAATGACCTCTGTCCCGAGAAGGCAGAACTGTGGCTGAGAAGTTAGAGGAAGCGGGGCTCAAGGCTGGCCCTGGCTTCCTCCACAGTGTCCCTAAAGCCACCATGGGCTTCCTCGGGCAATTCATAGCACAGCCAAAGAGCAACTGTGTGCACAGGGCAAGAGGAAAACCGCTACAGAAACGGAAAGGACAGGGAGGTAAGGGGACAGGCAGCCACAGAAGTGCCAGGGAAGCGAGTCAAGAAAGCAGACCACCAGCTGTCAGCCACCCCCGGACCCAGTAGGGAACGTGATGACTCCACCAGGGTTAGCCTGGGAAAGCCCCTGCCCAAGCACTGACCAGCAGGTAGGGTGAGCAAAGATAGAGAAGTGGGCAGCGAGGCCAAATGGAGCCAGTCTCAGGACGCTGAAGGGCAGCAGCCTCGGGTCCTAGACATACTTCACCCACCCGAGAGGCAGAAATAGGTCTGGCGAGCTCACCTGTAGCTGCAAAGCAAAATTCAGGGAATGGCAGGCTGAGACTCAACAGAAACGTAAGAGCCAACGGGATGAAGGATGCATGAGATAGAGATGATCACCAATAGGGGTCTCCCCCATGCCTGTCCATCGGGGCACCTGCCAGACTCACGGTGAGGTACGGATTCGGCCAGTGGTAGCTCTCATGGGGCCTTCATTCCATGTACTGCCGAGCCCTTGCAAGGCACTGTAGTTGGAGTGCAAGGTCAACAGATGCTGGTCTGTCCCCAGGATGGGGCCCACCTTCTTAGAAGGCAGAGCTCACATCCCTCCAGGAGCCAGAAGCACACACGAGTGTGAGGCCTGTGTGCTCTGAGTGGCCGGGCAGCCTCTCCCAATCCCATTTCTCAAGAAACAGGCCACAGCCTAGGCTGCCCAGAagccaatttttatttatttttttttcattgagccTGAGATAGAATTCACCAAGAAACCTCTCCTTTTCCTCAAAGGAAGACATAAATAGGATATTGTAGATGGTCTTCTGCATCTCTAACCCAGTCCCAACTGTTTCTGCTCCCTCCCATCTGGACGATCACAGTCTGGGGCAAGGAAGACATGGAAAGAGGGAGGAGCCTCAGAAAAACTGCCGTTACCACTCATCCTCATCTCTGTTCCCTTCCCACTTAGGGCCACAAGAATTTCTTCAGAAGGGCAAGAGCCAGAAGATGAGTCCCTGGAGTAGAAGGCTAGCCCAGTCTAGGCAGAAGGATAGCgggcagagagaaagatgaaCTCCTGGGGTGTTAAGGCAAACAGTGCCACCTAGGATCTTTATTCGAAGGGGAATCCGCATTGGACAAGACCCACAGTTCAACAGCAAAACGCACTTTTCCCGGAAGTGCCAGCCCTCAGCTCTTCCCTATGGTCACCTGCCTGAGAACTTGCTGTCTCTTCCCCAGCGGCATCGACCCTTCCCTGGCTACCCCATCCGAGCCAGACCCGACTCTGggaaggggagggctggggacatagccTCTTGGCAAAGCAGGCTCCGCTACCCTCTCTGGTGCCCTTGGCAGCATTCAAGCCCCccggagggtggggatggggcttcagaacagagggaagggaaaccTGGGCTGGCAGAAGACACCCTCCAGGCTCCCAGGCACCATGAGCCCAGAAGCCCAGGGGCCTGGCTCTACTGGTCTTGCCCCCCACATGCCCTCCCCAAAGGGTCAGTATATCTTCTGCCGACTGGGTAGGATGGCCTCTTTGATGAAGGAGAAGACAACCAGGATGCCTAAGCGCTTGCCGCGCTTGCCTTTGGTGAAGTAATTGGAGACCACGTCATCTGTGGAAACACAGGCAGGTGTGTCCATCACCCAGAGCCCCAGTGTCCTCTCACAGGGCTGGCGCCagcctcccccccgcccccccacctgACCTCACAAACCCTTCCTCACCTCCCGGCTGCATGGTGGAGGGCAGGACGTTCTCCCCAGCCGAAAGCGATACGAAGAAGGCGAACGGGATTATCCACAAGCAGAAGGTGAAGTAGGCCAGGACCTGGTGACAGGAGAGACTGAGGAGAGCTCCAGGGGCGCCCCCCAAGGCCCACCCCATCCCTGCAGGGGCTAGCACTCAGGGAGAGGGCAAGTATGGCGGTGACTGAAGGCAGTCCCTCCCCAAAGGGACACTGTTCTCGGGGGGTTTCAGGCAGGAGGAATTCTGGGCAGGAACCGatggagctgggggctggagggtTGTCCCCAGTCCTGTCTTGTGAGGTCTGGGtcacccaggccagcctggtgcccCTCCCGGACTTGAGATGAGCTGACGGGGGCACCCAAAGGACTCATGGTGGGGAAGAGGACAGTGTCGGTGTCCACCTCAGCCAAAGGGACCCCTTCTGTCCCTCAGACAGCCTGCCTTCCAAAATcatcatggtttttgttttgaaaaaacaaaaaaacaaaaaaacatggttCCTGAACGGGGCCAGTTTTGGATCACAGCTACACTCACAGAGCAGATCGGGTAAGtcccttcactcctccatctctgccaCTGTGTACATGAGCTAGACGCTGGGGACATCTTACCTCAGAGAAAGGATAATATTCTTCCGCAAAAAACTGAAATGCCAGGTAATGGTTCACCACCACTAGCCCTGTGGGGATGAAGAGTCTGATCACTGTGTGTTCACCAAATCTAGAAGGCCCCAAAACTGGAGCTCCATCCAAGCCTTGACTCTGCACCGACTCACAGCATGGCTCCGGCTAGAACTCAGTCCCCATCTGTTAAGAACGGGTGCTTAGCCCCAACTTTCTCAGTGCAGAGGGTAGCAGGAATAGAATCAGAAGGTAGCCTGGAACATTCtggcatgttataaaaacacgttttttttttgtgtgtgttacgTAATCCAGGATCATGCCATTGCTCTCCCAAGAGCAGCAGGTGATGGGAGGACATGGGCAGGCAGAGCACACACCACCACGCAGACTCCACTCCACATTGTACAGCTGGGAGGAGGCCTCCTCAGAGACGTGTACAGCCAGGGTTCCTCGGAAAGCTACAATGGGAGGAGGCACACCGGTCTACACTGGTATGCTCCGGCCCCATCAACTCTTCCCTCGTGTGCACAACTTCACAAAAAAGAGCAAGTCAAGGGACAGCTGCCGAGAGGAACAAGGCCCTAGTGGCCTCCACGGCAGGGGAAAGGGCAGGCACCAGAAAGACCACCCCCATACCCACCTCACAGCCTCCTGTCTCAGTTCTCCCCTTTACCATGAAGACAGTACTCTGCTATGTCACGCACAAGGCTGAGGGACATCACACGGCACCTGGTGCTCACGACGTCCCTCAGAAAAACTCCTTCAGGCACCCAAATGGCAGGCCAAGGGAGTGCcctaaggaagccagaggagcCTTCTGGTGACCACAACTCCTCTGTGGGAGACACACCAGGGGCCTGGTGCTGAACAAATTCTGAGGTAAAACCACACCTGGCATGGAGAGATGCCCAGCTCTAACAATCTGCCCTTCTGTGGATAACATTCAGAATCTCCCCCTAGATATAGACATGTAGCTAAAAGCTCACCCCATGCCATCTGCCGTCTTGACCCAGGCTATGGTGAGGAGAGACTACCGTGCCCGTGACCACTTTCTAAAACCTTTCTCATGAACATCTGTGTACATCTGTGACCACCGAATGAACCAACTGGGTCTGACAAAACAGGGAAGGCCCAGGGATGGAACATGACTTTCTGGGGACAGAAAAAGTGATGGGGCCAAGGATGAAGGCAGGACCCAAGCCTGAGGCAGTGGGACCTCTGGCCATGTGGTGAGGAAAGGTAGCTAGCTCCAAGATGTCGTCGCAGTGATCGGGAGCTGTCTATCTGCCAAGCCAGCTCCATGCTTTCCAAAGGGCCCAAGTGGCTTCTTAAAAGTGAGAATCACTTGGCCTACAATGTGTCTTCTCTACTTTCCCaagccctcctcccaccctgccttTTTGATAAGGTCCTCCTGGCTGGAGCCCCTCCCCTGATGAGGGCTAGGCCCTGGGCAGACAGGCTCTAGGGTCCTCAGGAATAAGAAGCCATTTTCCCCCAAGCAGCCTAGCCTCCCGGGGGACCTCAGCGGCTCCTTAGCTGCTCCCCTCCTCGGTAACCCCCTCAGTGTCTGGGATGGAGGGCCCACATCCAGTCACATCAAGTCCTCTCTGCTCGTCCCCTCTCACCGCATGACAGGATGAAGTTAGGTGATGTCAGCATGATGAAGGGGAAGGTCTGGAGAAGGCCAAAGTAGACGAGGTTGGTGAAAAGGCCCACGCCAATCATGCTGGTGGGGAAGTGCTCAAAGACGTAGAGGCCGATCAGGACGGCTGTGGAGAACTGAAACAGGCAGAGGCACTTGCTGCAGGGGGCCATCAGACCACCTGTACCCCAGCCCCAGCCCGCTACAAAGAAACTTTGCTTTTCCTGGTTCACAGACACTGCCACAGCCACCCTCAGCTGTCAAAGGTGGCATCTTTGAAGGTCACTTCTAAAAGATTTTTGACAGTGATccaaagtaagaaaaaaacattttacacAGCACTCCACCACACACCCATCCATATGCATGCAGAGCTCACACTCAATTGG includes the following:
- the Tex261 gene encoding protein TEX261 — encoded protein: MWFMYVLSWLSLFIQVAFITLAVAAGLYYLAELIEEYTVATSRIIKYMIWFSTAVLIGLYVFEHFPTSMIGVGLFTNLVYFGLLQTFPFIMLTSPNFILSCGLVVVNHYLAFQFFAEEYYPFSEVLAYFTFCLWIIPFAFFVSLSAGENVLPSTMQPGDDVVSNYFTKGKRGKRLGILVVFSFIKEAILPSRQKIY
- the Ankrd53 gene encoding ankyrin repeat domain-containing protein 53 isoform X3, with translation MWKQNKKDFAREMGKLKTLKRKLTVLERRYLTEYQKEQQILREAHFRTWLQGKLQSRPQSSAGPKQEASVQPWSLALSQTLRSQFIKSFPTFPSVEAQLQSLPSPVVTPKPIYKQQSTISRPKLWNLSNNPVSSPITKIDCPQGIRLGVHPDPCKEHDFCRFVEVTRNSLGGACLYTVDNHSVTPVPRLPFEVMVRVLYPKAQPYRMKVPQGLYPLDILKVPQKRHLGDTCSNALAMSLRETFDEPFLATLKACPAGGAPPSKGVLT
- the Ankrd53 gene encoding ankyrin repeat domain-containing protein 53 isoform X1, with the translated sequence MIAKEDIELLILMPPLPSKTCHGSTPLHLAARNGLLGCMKVLVQNGANVHAQDAMGCKPFDYCKLWNHRSCARFLKDAMWKQNKKDFAREMGKLKTLKRKLTVLERRYLTEYQKEQQILREAHFRTWLQGKLQSRPQSSAGPKQEASVQPWSLALSQTLRSQFIKSFPTFPSVEAQLQSLPSPVVTPKPIYKQQSTISRPKLWNLSNNPVSSPITKIDCPQGIRLGVHPDPCKEHDFCRFVEVTRNSLGGACLYTVDNHSVTPVPRLPFEVMVRVLYPKAQPYRMKVPQGLYPLDILKVPQKRHLGDTCSNALAMSLRETFDEPFLATLKACPAGGAPPSKGVLT
- the Ankrd53 gene encoding ankyrin repeat domain-containing protein 53 isoform X2: MKVLVQNGANVHAQDAMGCKPFDYCKLWNHRSCARFLKDAMWKQNKKDFAREMGKLKTLKRKLTVLERRYLTEYQKEQQILREAHFRTWLQGKLQSRPQSSAGPKQEASVQPWSLALSQTLRSQFIKSFPTFPSVEAQLQSLPSPVVTPKPIYKQQSTISRPKLWNLSNNPVSSPITKIDCPQGIRLGVHPDPCKEHDFCRFVEVTRNSLGGACLYTVDNHSVTPVPRLPFEVMVRVLYPKAQPYRMKVPQGLYPLDILKVPQKRHLGDTCSNALAMSLRETFDEPFLATLKACPAGGAPPSKGVLT